The proteins below are encoded in one region of Amycolatopsis acidiphila:
- a CDS encoding PadR family transcriptional regulator, with protein sequence MRKNTRAVLTTLSSDPGKALCGLEIYDRTGLLPGTTYPILLRLQTDGWVRAYWAEPDSADPQQPRRRHYQITNLGVRAAQMPSAATVGLAGLMRRWWPALHLQDDPSIA encoded by the coding sequence ATGCGCAAGAACACCCGCGCCGTGCTGACGACGCTGTCCTCCGATCCTGGCAAGGCGCTGTGCGGCTTGGAGATCTACGACCGAACGGGCCTGCTGCCGGGAACGACATACCCGATCCTTCTGAGGTTGCAGACAGACGGTTGGGTCCGCGCCTACTGGGCCGAACCCGATTCTGCTGACCCGCAGCAGCCCCGTCGCCGCCACTACCAGATCACCAACCTCGGTGTCCGCGCAGCACAGATGCCCAGCGCCGCAACGGTTGGCCTGGCGGGGCTCATGCGGCGGTGGTGGCCTGCGCTTCACCTGCAGGACGATCCATCCATCGCGTGA
- a CDS encoding phosphotransferase → MVTALGQIRGVPLGPFANLGRLDAAHDFVRRITTWSEQLHHGPDDALNRDMTGLIATWHDRGDVAVLAEPAPLVFSHGDGNLDNWLWHDFITTIYVLDWEFAGHSDAAYDAAELIEHPSARAIHDDLWLALLPELGINDHHGRRRFAAARRTIALRWLAVRWKRRHDEPSRFEQQRHRTRELLVASDG, encoded by the coding sequence ATGGTCACCGCCCTTGGCCAGATCCGCGGAGTGCCGCTCGGGCCATTCGCCAACCTCGGCCGCCTGGACGCCGCCCACGACTTCGTCCGCCGTATCACCACGTGGTCCGAGCAGCTTCATCATGGCCCGGACGACGCGCTCAACCGCGACATGACGGGCCTGATCGCCACCTGGCACGACCGCGGCGACGTGGCCGTACTCGCCGAGCCGGCCCCGCTGGTGTTTTCCCACGGCGACGGCAACCTCGACAACTGGCTCTGGCACGACTTCATCACCACCATCTACGTGCTGGACTGGGAATTCGCCGGTCACTCCGACGCCGCCTACGACGCGGCCGAACTCATCGAACACCCCAGCGCCCGCGCAATCCACGACGACCTGTGGCTCGCGCTCCTGCCCGAGCTCGGGATCAACGACCACCATGGCCGACGCCGCTTCGCTGCGGCCCGGCGGACCATCGCCCTGCGTTGGCTGGCCGTCCGTTGGAAACGCCGCCACGACGAGCCGTCACGTTTCGAACAGCAGCGGCATCGAACCCGAGAACTCCTCGTCGCGAGTGACGGTTGA
- a CDS encoding Fic family protein produces MLQLSGYSDVDPQATLGGPDGKKDVLARRDGRLYVAAVYFPPTSPSFAQIEAKYVADRQGVDGNDADGFVFFINQHLSLGQRRDLLRQGSVDDEIFHLERIRSVLDSPRGYGLRLDYLDREMNVEEQVAFFSTLRHTRVQELIDNDDLLPQIAAEKAPIANLDFALLQLLHRTMLVHDPRFRQIGGRLRTMLTQVRNGMGDVIYTPPHPNDVPNVLAELFTWWRNAYALGLSTQDTEQVVQSLARLHYGIVATLPFLDANDRLARLITDQAARELIRRGVSFDLITDGDASVLRHPGQRKTEACTSLKN; encoded by the coding sequence TTGCTTCAGCTCTCGGGCTATTCAGACGTCGATCCGCAGGCCACCCTTGGCGGGCCAGATGGCAAGAAGGACGTCCTCGCCAGGCGTGACGGCAGACTTTATGTTGCCGCTGTCTATTTTCCTCCAACAAGCCCGTCATTCGCGCAAATCGAGGCCAAGTACGTCGCCGACCGACAGGGCGTCGACGGGAACGATGCCGACGGCTTCGTGTTCTTCATCAACCAGCACCTGTCACTCGGCCAACGGCGAGACCTCCTCCGCCAAGGCTCGGTCGACGACGAGATCTTCCACCTCGAACGGATTCGTTCAGTCCTCGACTCGCCGCGCGGCTACGGGCTGCGCTTGGACTATCTGGACCGCGAGATGAATGTCGAGGAGCAGGTCGCCTTCTTTAGCACACTGAGACATACGCGCGTCCAGGAGCTCATCGACAATGATGATCTTCTGCCCCAGATTGCCGCCGAGAAAGCTCCAATCGCCAACTTGGATTTCGCGCTTCTTCAATTGCTGCACCGTACGATGCTCGTACATGATCCGCGATTTAGGCAGATTGGGGGGCGACTTCGTACGATGCTCACCCAGGTACGAAACGGCATGGGGGACGTCATTTACACTCCGCCACACCCTAATGACGTTCCTAATGTTCTCGCCGAACTCTTCACTTGGTGGCGCAATGCGTATGCACTTGGACTTTCTACGCAAGACACCGAGCAAGTCGTCCAGTCGCTGGCACGGCTCCACTACGGAATCGTTGCCACTCTCCCGTTTCTGGATGCCAATGACCGCCTGGCACGCCTCATTACCGACCAGGCGGCCCGAGAACTTATCCGGAGGGGCGTGTCATTTGACTTGATCACCGATGGTGATGCCTCCGTTTTACGCCATCCAGGGCAGCGCAAAACGGAGGCATGCACAAGCTTGAAGAACTAA
- a CDS encoding replication-relaxation family protein gives MRGPGPGRRRCWPTSPRSSLTVATRLFGDMVRPDAYGRWREDGNEVEFFFEFDFGTEDLTKLASKLYGYQKLAAATGITTPVLVWLTSNRRETTARRALADTVSQLDRPALVPVATSAADLLGDSDENGPAAARWLPVAGTSPQRTGRLRLAELARCWPHVKAPPPKQSTPPAQAQPAARTELAAPNPLPPLPPTSRFRSGGRP, from the coding sequence ATGCGCGGACCTGGACCCGGCCGGCGCCGCTGCTGGCCGACCTCGCCGAGGTCCTCGCTGACAGTGGCGACGCGGCTTTTTGGCGACATGGTCCGCCCCGACGCCTACGGGCGATGGCGCGAAGACGGGAACGAAGTCGAGTTCTTTTTCGAATTCGACTTCGGCACCGAAGACCTGACCAAGCTCGCCAGCAAGCTCTACGGCTACCAGAAACTCGCCGCCGCAACAGGAATCACCACACCGGTGCTGGTGTGGCTGACCAGCAACCGGCGGGAGACCACTGCACGACGAGCACTCGCGGACACGGTGTCGCAACTGGACCGACCTGCGCTAGTACCGGTAGCGACCAGCGCGGCAGACCTCCTCGGCGACAGCGACGAGAACGGCCCTGCCGCAGCCCGATGGCTGCCGGTTGCCGGCACGTCGCCACAACGAACCGGCCGGTTGCGGCTCGCCGAACTCGCTCGCTGCTGGCCGCACGTCAAAGCTCCCCCGCCGAAACAATCCACCCCGCCTGCCCAGGCACAGCCGGCAGCACGGACGGAACTGGCGGCGCCTAACCCGCTGCCGCCGTTGCCTCCGACCAGCCGCTTCCGGTCTGGAGGTCGACCATGA
- a CDS encoding PrgI family protein, with protein MAVSTPPTVRPHRQSGGPVTTAADADRAMVSAVGDASSDRPPAGRRRRRAGWMLALSIIVLLVGVFAVSAWASPAASPQPPSTSAPPLPLPTADSCTPDSPLPVCHLPAATTTPQPTVPLPIPTGTQPPTSCFPGQIGCTPSTLAVFLILAIPVGVTAAFLALGQRDGITLDRLVLAALRQRMSPQHRVAAPEGIRPAPEWLTTHASTTTADGSSKTKDRAGTAASAVSPAALRLPAEAVTDTGVIDLGKDGVAVVAVCSTINFGLRTPAEQESLVASFGRYLHSLTAPVQVLVRAERLDLSAQIAELRAQAGGLPHSALEQAAREHADYLDQLGRATTLLRRQVLLVLREPLHSLGPTDGLGGSSPLAALTARRKAAKQSGLVDDATRRAAEARLVRRLGEAVELLSPSGITVTPLDAGQATAVLAAACNPDSLIPPSSGLAGAEEVITTAPEEGWDAGAFGRSVFTTDQTPDGGDAWEDSFDDAAEDPDDYDRRRRS; from the coding sequence ATGGCCGTCAGCACCCCGCCCACGGTGCGTCCGCACCGCCAGTCCGGCGGCCCGGTCACGACTGCTGCCGATGCCGACCGCGCGATGGTGTCCGCGGTCGGCGATGCCAGCAGTGACCGGCCGCCGGCTGGTCGTCGGCGTCGGCGTGCGGGCTGGATGCTGGCGCTGAGCATCATCGTGCTCCTGGTTGGCGTCTTCGCGGTCAGCGCCTGGGCCTCACCCGCGGCATCGCCGCAGCCGCCGTCCACATCGGCCCCGCCGCTGCCGCTGCCGACGGCTGATTCCTGCACGCCGGACTCCCCGCTGCCGGTCTGTCACCTGCCGGCGGCGACCACCACGCCGCAGCCCACTGTGCCGTTGCCGATTCCCACCGGCACACAGCCGCCGACCAGTTGTTTCCCCGGCCAGATTGGCTGTACACCGTCCACGCTGGCTGTGTTCCTCATCCTGGCCATTCCCGTCGGGGTGACCGCCGCGTTCCTGGCACTGGGCCAGCGCGACGGCATCACCCTCGACCGTCTCGTACTCGCCGCACTGCGCCAGCGGATGAGCCCGCAGCACCGGGTGGCCGCGCCGGAGGGCATCCGCCCCGCCCCGGAGTGGCTGACCACCCACGCCAGCACGACCACTGCGGACGGCAGCAGCAAGACCAAGGACCGGGCGGGCACCGCGGCGTCGGCAGTGTCCCCGGCGGCGCTGCGGTTGCCGGCCGAAGCGGTCACCGACACCGGTGTCATCGACCTCGGCAAGGACGGGGTCGCCGTGGTCGCGGTCTGCTCGACGATCAACTTCGGGCTGCGCACGCCGGCCGAGCAGGAGTCGCTCGTCGCCTCGTTCGGCCGGTACCTGCACAGCCTCACCGCACCGGTGCAGGTGCTGGTCCGGGCCGAACGGCTGGACCTGTCCGCCCAGATCGCCGAACTGCGCGCGCAGGCCGGTGGGCTGCCGCACTCGGCGCTGGAACAGGCGGCGCGCGAGCACGCCGACTACCTCGACCAACTCGGCCGCGCCACCACCCTGTTGCGCCGCCAGGTGCTGCTGGTGCTGCGCGAGCCGCTGCACTCTCTGGGCCCGACCGATGGGCTGGGCGGGTCGTCGCCGCTGGCGGCGTTGACCGCGCGACGCAAGGCAGCCAAGCAGTCCGGACTGGTCGACGACGCCACCCGGCGGGCCGCCGAGGCGCGGCTGGTGCGCCGGCTCGGCGAGGCGGTCGAGCTGCTCTCGCCGTCGGGCATCACGGTCACGCCGCTGGACGCCGGGCAGGCCACTGCGGTCCTTGCTGCGGCCTGCAACCCCGACTCGCTGATTCCGCCGAGCTCCGGGCTGGCCGGTGCCGAGGAGGTCATCACGACCGCCCCGGAGGAGGGCTGGGACGCGGGCGCGTTCGGCCGCTCCGTGTTCACCACCGACCAGACCCCTGACGGCGGGGACGCCTGGGAGGACAGCTTCGACGACGCCGCGGAGGACCCCGACGACTACGACAGGAGGCGCCGCTCATGA
- a CDS encoding pilin, which produces MRRLVVVAEAASLVLLLSASTAQADTTTVLALAGSVTDVLNNVRNWIMGVLAGLATVFLSIGGVRYVMGGGDPGEIEKAKTAFKAAGIGYGLAALAPLVVTVLQGIVGA; this is translated from the coding sequence GTGCGCCGGCTGGTCGTGGTCGCCGAGGCGGCGTCACTGGTCCTGCTGCTCTCGGCGTCGACCGCGCAAGCGGACACGACGACGGTCCTCGCGTTGGCCGGCTCGGTGACGGACGTGTTGAACAACGTCCGCAACTGGATCATGGGCGTGCTCGCGGGACTCGCGACCGTGTTCCTGTCCATCGGCGGCGTCCGGTACGTGATGGGCGGCGGCGACCCCGGCGAGATCGAGAAGGCTAAGACCGCGTTCAAGGCTGCGGGGATCGGCTACGGCTTGGCGGCGTTGGCGCCGCTGGTTGTGACCGTCCTGCAGGGCATCGTGGGGGCCTGA
- a CDS encoding PDC sensor domain-containing protein — MNDRPTPPWPRSRMSREQPPNPRLTVWPTGQRDPAAQLRDAGCVPGTDTDVDRIPPAVAAHAIATYTRPGDLVLDPDCGAGTVLVEALRAGRHALGLTPRRQSWALARANVTTAKAAGAWRDGSVLDARPPLLASVRAAGLVGRVGLVLAALRPIPNGTDEQDPSPDPDHAAAIDRLATTLTFCEPLLRSGGYLVVVARPRRNPNGSLIDVTTPLRAAGTSAGLAPVDRCIALTAGLRGRHLVTRAALDERRAAARARAAGVPTALTAHHEVLVFQLAHEAELAAAAAAAIPWPTEHDVTQAAINRAEYHGWERAA; from the coding sequence ATGAATGACCGCCCCACGCCGCCGTGGCCGCGCTCCCGGATGTCGCGGGAGCAGCCGCCGAACCCGCGACTGACGGTCTGGCCAACCGGCCAGCGCGACCCCGCCGCCCAACTCCGCGACGCCGGATGCGTCCCCGGCACCGACACCGACGTCGACCGCATCCCGCCCGCCGTCGCCGCGCACGCGATCGCCACCTACACCCGACCCGGCGACCTCGTTCTGGACCCCGACTGCGGAGCCGGCACGGTCCTCGTCGAAGCCCTCCGCGCCGGCCGTCACGCGCTCGGACTGACGCCTCGGCGGCAGTCGTGGGCACTCGCCCGCGCCAACGTCACCACCGCCAAAGCGGCCGGCGCCTGGCGCGACGGCTCGGTCCTGGACGCCCGGCCACCGCTGCTCGCCAGCGTCCGCGCGGCCGGACTCGTCGGGCGAGTCGGACTCGTGCTCGCCGCACTCCGCCCAATCCCCAACGGCACCGACGAGCAGGACCCGAGTCCGGACCCCGACCATGCCGCCGCGATCGACCGACTCGCCACGACGCTGACGTTCTGCGAACCGCTGCTGCGCTCCGGCGGATACCTCGTCGTCGTCGCCCGGCCCCGCCGAAACCCGAACGGTTCGCTGATCGACGTCACGACGCCGCTGCGCGCCGCGGGCACCTCGGCCGGCCTGGCGCCGGTTGACCGGTGCATCGCGCTGACCGCCGGACTGCGCGGCCGACACCTGGTCACCCGCGCCGCGCTGGACGAGCGGCGCGCCGCCGCCCGCGCCCGCGCCGCCGGCGTACCGACGGCGCTCACCGCGCACCACGAGGTGCTCGTGTTCCAACTCGCCCATGAGGCCGAACTCGCCGCCGCAGCGGCAGCCGCGATCCCGTGGCCGACCGAGCACGACGTCACCCAGGCCGCCATCAACCGCGCCGAGTACCACGGTTGGGAGCGAGCGGCATGA
- a CDS encoding recombinase family protein gives MVELVRAGYQLGPPPYGYRALRIRVTDPTGRSQLRAVLVPDWHTAAVVRQIFTWRADHGLGFAVIAGRLNADARQYPPPVQTGRWTAKTVRRVITNPKYVGRQVWARTVAGRPAPVEQWVTSGPNAHEPLVDPRTFQRAQPRNDESPHDVTDPADHAPPSAA, from the coding sequence ATGGTCGAACTCGTCCGCGCCGGCTACCAGCTCGGCCCACCGCCATACGGATACCGCGCCCTGCGCATCCGCGTCACCGACCCGACCGGACGCAGCCAACTGCGGGCCGTACTCGTGCCGGACTGGCACACCGCCGCAGTCGTCCGCCAGATCTTCACCTGGCGCGCCGACCACGGCCTGGGCTTCGCGGTCATCGCCGGACGACTCAACGCCGACGCGCGCCAATACCCGCCTCCGGTGCAGACCGGGCGGTGGACTGCCAAAACCGTCAGGCGCGTCATCACCAACCCCAAGTACGTGGGCCGCCAGGTGTGGGCGCGCACCGTCGCCGGCCGCCCAGCACCAGTCGAGCAGTGGGTGACTTCTGGCCCGAACGCGCACGAGCCACTGGTCGATCCGAGGACCTTCCAGCGGGCCCAGCCGCGCAACGACGAGTCCCCGCACGACGTGACCGACCCGGCCGACCATGCCCCGCCGAGCGCAGCATGA
- a CDS encoding VUT family protein: MPVFGLQIPAGAFFAGLVFTVRNLLQDAAGSRTALIAVVAGAALSGLVASPHVALASAAAFATSETADFAVYTRLRRRRPVVAMALSDTVGLLLDSLVFLSLAFGSLSLFGGQVAGKAVTTVVAVSVLTCARAGRRAVTT; this comes from the coding sequence GTGCCCGTGTTCGGGTTGCAGATCCCCGCCGGAGCGTTCTTCGCCGGGCTCGTGTTCACGGTCCGGAACCTGCTGCAGGACGCCGCAGGCTCCCGGACAGCGCTCATCGCGGTGGTAGCGGGGGCCGCACTGTCCGGGCTGGTCGCCTCGCCGCACGTTGCGCTCGCAAGCGCCGCGGCCTTCGCCACTTCGGAGACGGCTGACTTCGCGGTGTACACCCGGCTGCGCCGCCGCCGGCCCGTCGTGGCGATGGCACTGTCCGACACGGTCGGTTTGCTGCTGGACAGCCTGGTGTTCCTGTCGTTGGCCTTCGGCTCATTGTCGTTGTTCGGCGGGCAAGTCGCGGGCAAGGCCGTCACGACGGTGGTCGCCGTGTCCGTGCTGACCTGCGCTCGCGCCGGCCGGCGAGCGGTGACAACGTGA
- a CDS encoding deazapurine DNA modification protein DpdA family protein, with protein sequence MKFFLGIHQPIWLTRVHDVPLLVSHRRLGHRRTLPRAVTEWALDSGGFTELQLHGRWQINEKDYVRAVRRYADEIGNLAWAAPQDWMCEQNILKRTALTVREHQRRTVRNLVHLRELAPDLPFVPVLQGWTTADYQRCADLYYRAGIDLEAEPLVGVGTVCRRQHKAVVEEIMRAFASCNFSLHGFAIKLGGLSQYAEALSSSDSMSWSRRGRYVPGCGPSHRTESNCLRFALSWYQQIQTTLGSAGLSAGGPSAEPLARVA encoded by the coding sequence GTGAAGTTCTTCCTCGGGATTCACCAGCCGATCTGGTTGACCCGCGTCCACGATGTCCCGCTGCTCGTGTCGCACCGGCGCCTCGGGCACCGCCGTACACTCCCACGCGCCGTCACGGAGTGGGCGTTGGACTCGGGCGGATTCACCGAGTTGCAGCTTCACGGTCGTTGGCAGATCAACGAGAAGGACTACGTCCGGGCCGTCCGGCGTTACGCCGACGAGATCGGCAACCTCGCCTGGGCCGCGCCCCAGGACTGGATGTGCGAGCAGAACATCCTCAAGCGCACTGCCCTGACCGTTCGCGAGCATCAACGGCGCACCGTGCGCAACCTCGTTCATCTCCGCGAACTCGCGCCCGATCTTCCCTTCGTACCGGTGCTGCAGGGCTGGACGACCGCGGACTACCAGCGTTGCGCCGACCTCTACTACCGGGCAGGGATCGACCTTGAAGCCGAGCCGCTCGTAGGCGTGGGGACCGTGTGTCGCCGGCAACATAAGGCCGTTGTGGAAGAGATCATGCGCGCTTTCGCTTCATGCAACTTCTCGCTGCATGGCTTCGCCATCAAGCTCGGTGGCCTCAGTCAGTACGCGGAGGCATTGTCCAGTTCGGACTCGATGTCGTGGAGTAGGCGGGGCCGGTATGTGCCCGGATGCGGTCCGAGTCATCGCACCGAGTCGAATTGCCTGCGCTTCGCGCTGAGCTGGTATCAGCAGATCCAGACCACCCTGGGTTCGGCGGGACTGTCCGCGGGCGGACCGTCCGCAGAGCCGTTGGCGAGGGTCGCATGA
- a CDS encoding helix-turn-helix domain-containing protein, with amino-acid sequence MQIEWRLRKVMASRNVWTATELRELLIQRAGFELSLQSVDVLMKKPPVQVKVATLQALCTTLRCTPNELFGIDVPRDVSLVEPDNAESRGDH; translated from the coding sequence GTGCAGATCGAGTGGCGGCTGCGGAAGGTCATGGCCTCCCGCAATGTCTGGACCGCGACCGAACTGCGCGAGCTCCTCATTCAGCGCGCTGGGTTCGAGCTGTCCCTCCAGTCGGTTGACGTGCTGATGAAAAAGCCGCCGGTTCAGGTGAAGGTGGCGACCTTGCAGGCGCTGTGCACGACGCTGCGATGCACGCCGAACGAGCTGTTCGGAATCGACGTGCCCCGCGACGTCTCGCTCGTCGAACCTGACAACGCGGAGTCTCGCGGCGACCACTGA